A single Aspergillus chevalieri M1 DNA, chromosome 3, nearly complete sequence DNA region contains:
- a CDS encoding ankyrin repeat protein (BUSCO:EOG09265313;~COG:S;~EggNog:ENOG410PK1D;~InterPro:IPR002110,IPR036770,IPR020683;~PFAM:PF12796,PF13857,PF13637,PF13606;~go_function: GO:0005515 - protein binding [Evidence IEA]): protein MTQPNAYILAADNPQAVLSLLRQNPSIASQQDEHGYSLLHAAASYGHVDLLRALVKEYNVDVNLLDEDGETCLFVTERVDVAKCLVEELGVDYNRQNDEGLTARETIETDGVPEVAAYLREIAGIAPPPEQPADALNPAPPLPPNINVNLGTVSEQEASAGLDEVDPEFKRRIDELASREDFHSEAAQSQLRQLVMDAINGSNIEADGRGVRRRTD from the coding sequence ATGACTCAACCCAACGCTTACATCCTGGCGGCGGACAACCCTCAAGCAGTGCTGTCTCTGCTGCGCCAAAACCCTTCCATCGCTTCGCAACAGGACGAGCACGGCTATTCCTTGTTGCACGCAGCCGCATCGTACGGACACGTTGATCTCTTGCGCGCCCTGGTAAAGGAGTACAATGTGGACGTGAACCTCCTCGACGAAGACGGCGAAACCTGCCTCTTCGTTACCGAACGAGTCGATGTCGCAAAATGCTTAGTCGAGGAGCTTGGCGTGGACTATAACAGACAGAACGATGAAGGGTTAACGGCGCGCGAGACGATCGAGACAGATGGTGTCCCGGAAGTCGCAGCATACCTCCGTGAGATCGCTGGGATTGCTCCGCCACCGGAACAACCCGCAGATGCACTGAACCCAGCGCCCCCATTGCCACCGAATATCAATGTGAACCTGGGTACTGTGTCTGAGCAGGAGGCCAGCGCTGGGTTAGACGAGGTGGATCCGGAGTTTAAACGGCGGATTGATGAACTGGCGTCTCGGGAGGATTTCCACAGTGAAGCGGCGCAGAGTCAATTGCGGCAGTTGGTTATGGATGCGATTAATGGGTCGAATATTGAAGCGGATGGTCGGGGTGTGCGACGGAGGACGGACTAA
- the SFT2 gene encoding putative Golgi traffic protein SFT2 (COG:U;~EggNog:ENOG410PHP2;~InterPro:IPR011691,IPR007305;~PFAM:PF04178;~TransMembrane:4 (i81-102o114-137i146-164o170-191i);~go_component: GO:0016021 - integral component of membrane [Evidence IEA];~go_process: GO:0016192 - vesicle-mediated transport [Evidence IEA]), with translation MASTSFRDSVNSLGWSRRDPDLPVRTSNDTSFLSRLQSFNPFGGEGYVQLPTHESPGAPLPAANRRDEEDSILALSRWDRMLIFVACNLGAAVCFFLCFFLFPVLSLKPRKFAILWSVGSLLFLLSWAVLMGPLIYVKHLISGSRLPFTAAYFGSITLTLYFAIGLHSTILTFISSIFQLAALIWYLVSYFPMGSTGLSYMGRFGAQRVTNWVTG, from the exons ATGGCTTCAACATCCTTCCGCGATTCCGTCAACTCCTTGGGCTGGTCTCGCCGCGATCCCGACCTCCCCGTCCGCACCAGCAACGATACGTCCTTCCTATCTCGACTACAGTCATTTAATCCGTTTGGAGGCGAGGGATATGTGCAGCTGCCTACTCATGAGTCCCCGGGAGCGCCGTTACCCGCGGCCAATCGGCGTGATGAAGAGGACAGTATTCTTGCCT TAAGTCGATGGGATCGGATGCTCATATTTGTGGCATGCAACCTTGGTGCCGCTgtctgcttctttctttgctttttcctcttccccgTGTTATCGCTGAAACCCCGCAAATTCGCCATTCT ATGGTCGGTCGGCTCGCTATTGTTCCTGCTGTCATGGGCGGTCCTCATGGGACCTTTAATCTATGTTAAGCATTTGATCTCGGGATCTCGGTTGCCTTTTACGGCTGCCTATTTCGGCTCGATTACGCTGACGTTGTATTTTGCCATCGGG CTCCACTCCACCATCCTCACTTTCATCTCGTCTATCTTCCAACTCGCCGCTCTGATCTGGTACCTAGTTAGCTACTTCCCGATGGGCAGTACGGGGTTGTCGTATATGGGGCGGTTCGGGGCGCAGCGCGTTACGAATTGGGTGACTGGTTAG
- a CDS encoding basic helix-loop-helix domain-containing protein (COG:K;~EggNog:ENOG410PIT3;~InterPro:IPR011598,IPR036638;~PFAM:PF00010;~go_function: GO:0046983 - protein dimerization activity [Evidence IEA]): MTEASLFIKNEPDENSDSNFFIMSHSGYAMPNQFGNSNEGIDPSDLTMQNSGFMSFPFSSQQNLSSSFNFGNSGIDTDELLDLELSGQNGMPRNDNMNFIQEQQPAGGVSMSHPGQMGHMYSNAPDASMQSPFMQNNFQYDQFRNMNQQAQSIPTHLQRSNSQFDQNFHGAKGRPSMQVIDRSISDSRSPMTPKTPAMGGLALGTPESGSFPSQPIRTANLHHRHQKTLSNQWDGTPGSGHSFGESPISSPPTQTHHAGISEILKSGKHASLPAKVDNHMPGHMPEQETQEAKRRRRRASHNLVERRRRDNINERIQDLSHLVPQHRLEDDKVRKQLVNNTMSPSGSSTNAATSLLAGGNGRRATAGNITMGLPIEEKEKGPNKGDILNGAVSWMRDLMWSMHVKLQQESELAELITSLGGTWPFEQTEEEKRMRSEILDALERNDPSSFSYTRGPGSGLRVPKHTNFAGDAVSGPGALSPQSLSPSYNSGASSAPSTGPGQAQYWNSSGHAGMSFKEEDEYAMEMN, from the coding sequence ATGACCGAAGCAAGCCTTTTCATAAAGAATGAGCCTGACGAGAACAGTGATTCGAATTTTTTCATCATGTCGCACTCCGGCTACGCCATGCCTAATCAGTTTGGCAACTCCAACGAGGGCATCGATCCCTCCGATCTGACAATGCAGAACAGTGGCTTTATGTCCTTTCCCTTCAGCTCTCAGCAGAATCTCTCGTCGAGTTTCAACTTCGGAAACTCCGGAATCGATACAGATGAACTGCTCGACCTCGAACTCAGCGGCCAGAATGGCATGCCACGGAACGATAATATGAACTTCATCCAGGAACAGCAACCAGCCGGCGGGGTTTCCATGAGTCACCCAGGTCAAATGGGCCATATGTATTCCAACGCTCCCGATGCTTCTATGCAAAGCCCGTTCATGCAGAACAACTTTCAATACGACCAGTTCCGGAACATGAACCAGCAAGCTCAGTCCATCCCAACTCATCTCCAGCGCTCCAATTCCCAATTCGACCAAAATTTCCATGGTGCCAAGGGTCGCCCAAGTATGCAGGTCATCGACCGATCGATATCAGACTCTCGCAGCCCCATGACCCCGAAGACGCCCGCCATGGGTGGACTGGCCTTGGGAACCCCGGAATCTGGCAGCTTTCCGAGTCAGCCTATCCGTACAGCAAACCTGCACCATCGACACCAGAAGACTCTTTCGAACCAATGGGATGGTACCCCGGGAAGCGGTCATTCTTTTGGCGAATCGCCCATCTCGTCTCCGCCCACTCAGACCCACCACGCCGGTATCTCTGAGATCCTGAAATCTGGAAAGCACGCTTCGTTGCCTGCCAAAGTGGACAATCATATGCCTGGGCATATGCCGGAGCAGGAGACGCAAGAAGCCAAACGCCGTCGCCGCAGGGCTTCTCACAACTTAGTCGAGCGTCGCCGACGTGACAACATCAACGAACGGATCCAGGATTTGTCGCATTTGGTGCCTCAGCACCGACTGGAAGATGACAAGGTCCGGAAGCAACTGGTCAACAACACCATGTCTCCGTCGGGTAGTAGCACGAACGCTGCAACTTCGCTGCTCGCCGGCGGCAATGGTCGCCGGGCCACTGCAGGCAACATTACGATGGGTTTgcccattgaggagaaggagaagggtcCGAACAAAGGCGACATTTTGAACGGTGCTGTGAGTTGGATGAGAGACTTGATGTGGTCTATGCACGTCAAGCTCCAGCAGGAGTCGGAACTGGCCGAGCTGATCACTAGTCTCGGTGGAACCTGGCCATTTGAGCAGACTGAGGAAGAGAAGCGGATGCGAAGCGAGATCCTCGATGCCTTGGAGCGCAATGACCCTAGTTCCTTCAGCTACACCAGGGGCCCTGGCAGTGGTCTTCGGGTACCCAAGCACACGAATTTTGCGGGTGATGCCGTGTCTGGACCTGGCGCTCTCAGTCCCCAAAGCTTGAGCCCGTCATACAACAGCGGTGCTAGCAGCGCCCCTAGCACGGGTCCTGGCCAAGCGCAATATTGGAACAGTTCAGGCCACGCTGGGATGAGCTTcaaggaagaagacgagTACGCAATGGAGATGAACTAA
- a CDS encoding uncharacterized protein (COG:T;~EggNog:ENOG410QDVS;~InterPro:IPR001789,IPR003594,IPR003661,IPR036890, IPR036097,IPR011006,IPR004358,IPR029016,IPR005467;~PFAM:PF00512,PF02518,PF00072;~go_function: GO:0000155 - phosphorelay sensor kinase activity [Evidence IEA];~go_function: GO:0016772 - transferase activity, transferring phosphorus-containing groups [Evidence IEA];~go_process: GO:0000160 - phosphorelay signal transduction system [Evidence IEA];~go_process: GO:0007165 - signal transduction [Evidence IEA];~go_process: GO:0016310 - phosphorylation [Evidence IEA]), which produces MTARSAIPKISASQEREVHKYLPTYLLQGPCSQYISNDAQLNDVVPRSCPDPVLTAFAQMGALKLNAQRAMISLFGRHNQYVLAEATRTLSLQDDADHDPGDALWVGCCQLDYEQSFCKYVFDLFTSGEWPGKIVVMVPNLKHDARFAQSCDIQGFPYARFFTSVPIVSPKGVVIGAYTVLDKKPRTQLGPKPAKFLRDMSKTVMDYLQTTRLKSQHYRAERMMVGIGSFLEGKSSLRNTWLESRWEERTASKDQEAMEGQINLAQQTKQMEDEKAQATKATKERSATHHLRPSIKPEIEAASDWGSTTDSLSGQVADAFSRAANIAREAIEVEGVAYFDANFRSYGSLVGLSRSDSDFSGSEGSPLGDTAPTRTSHDSETFTKLSEILAFSTKMSSSVNREPVDDRAPAMSETLLKGLLHRYPRGKIFNFSEDGMLSSSDYTDGAFHDFSNNKSSNSNAQGVKRARKYKQTRQRVRQNDAKALLELAPGARSIIFMPLWDSHKKRWYSGCIAWTRIPQRISTLDDELTFLFGLGNSVMAEVHRLGAEYAEHAKSDLLSSLSHELRSPLHGVFGTVELLSDTTLSAFQYAMVHAINSCASTLLDTIDHLLDYARINRLQQPGRDSTASHIGRDSSYADQSKITTSAHLPVAKDISDAFTAIQLDSILEQVVESVFAGYAFLQDPSMPYRKLSTPMGIFPRSRVQADYTAGKVKVILVLENASDWRFLTDAGKWRLIVLNILGNALKFTSTGHVCVTLDASSLVDDQSDPGKPEESQVTLTVEDTGVGISKRYAREELFTAFSQEDALSSGNGLGLHVTRRTVLSLGGEIKISSQKNVGTKVVTKLNLQRPPEFAPPSALGLNVLDATREITRGKSVAILRLGWNKADEILCSSLSKICRDWLGMDVHVHIVSASVSQHLPRCEYYIVTREDMNLSSITPAPGERFAPPVIVLCSSPANASRMYAATQAGGNANVIEYISQPCGPHKLAKTLKLCSSNQQIKRESAGEQESLSIRPARSSPKVDFMSPEQYTRPLKLPEVRVAQISSPSPATLSPTQTNPNQIDTTQTVLIVDDNDINVRILVAYMKKLAYDYVVARNGLEALNAFKAEPVKFKLILMDISMPVMDGLDSTKHIRDFERQELFANNNPPLRKPVTIVALTGLGQADVQRDAIGSGMDLFLTKPVPLKKLAEIIENTDAFTSAGFGFDGVDMAHEG; this is translated from the exons ATGACAGCCCGATCAGCAATACCCAAAATCAGCGCCTCGCAAGAACGTGAGGTTCATAA ATATTTACCAACATACTTATTGCAAGGTCCATGCAGCCAATACATCTCGAACGACGCCCAGTTAAACGATGTCGTGCCACGATCGTGTCCAGATCCGGTGCTTACAGCCTTTGCCCAGATGGGTGCTTTGAAACTAAACGCGCAGCGAGCAATGATCTCTCTCTTTGGTCGGCACAATCAATACGTGCTAGCCGAAGCCACACGAACACTCAGTTTGCAGGACGACGCCGACCACGACCCGGGTGATGCCCTATGGGTAGGATGCTGCCAGTTAGACTATGAGCAGAGCTTCTGCAAGTATGTTTTCGACCTGTTTACTTCGGGGGAGTGGCCCGGGAAGATTGTCGTGATGGTGCCGAACCTGAAGCATGATGCTCGCTTTGCGCAGTCTTGTGATATACAGGGGTTTCCCTATGCGCGCTTTTTCACGTCTGTTCCGATTGTATCCCCAAAGGGGGTTGTTATTGGGGCGTATACCGTACTCGATAAGAAGCCTCGGACGCAGCTGGGCCCCAAACCCGCGAAGTTCCTTAGAGATATGTCGAAGACGGTGATGGATTATTTGCAAACGACACGATTAAAATCCCAGCATTACCGGGCCGAACGCATGATGGTAGGAATCGGGAGCTTCCTCGAAGGGAAGAGCAGTCTACGTAACACATGGTTGGAATCTCGGTGGGAAGAACGAACGGCGTCCAAAGACCAAGAAGCAATGGAAGGGCAGATCAACCTAGCACAGCAGACGAAACAAATGGAGGATGAGAAAGCGCAAGCAACTAAAGCCACCAAAGAAAGATCCGCCACTCACCATCTGCGACCGTCGATCAAACCCGAGATAGAAGCTGCATCAGATTGGGGTAGTACTACCGATTCTCTCTCCGGACAGGTAGCAGATGCTTTCTCCCGTGCAGCAAACATCGCTCGCGAAGCTATTGAAGTAGAAGGAGTCGCCTATTTCGATGCCAACTTCAGGTCCTACGGTTCGTTGGTTGGCCTGTCACGATCTGATTCGGACTTTAGTGGATCAGAAGGCTCTCCTCTAGGCGATACTGCTCCAACAAGAACATCGCACGATTCGGAAACATTCACTAAGCTATCTGAGATTCTTGCATTTTCGACAAAGATGTCATCCAGCGTCAATCGCGAACCTGTCGACGATAGAGCCCCGGCAATGTCGGAGACTCTTCTAAAGGGCCTATTACACCGGTACCCGCGAGGAAAGATCTTTAATTTCTCGGAAGACGGCATGCTTTCCTCGAGCGACTACACCGATGGCGCGTTTCATGACTTCTCGAACAATaagagcagcaacagcaatgCCCAGGGCGTGAAACGGGCGAGAAAATACAAGCAAACCCGGCAGAGAGTCCGACAAAATGATGCAAAAGCCTTGTTGGAATTAGCCCCCGGTGCCCGAAGCATCATCTTCATGCCGTTGTGGGATTCGCACAAGAAGCGCTGGTACTCGGGTTGTATCGCCTGGACGCGGATTCCACAGCGCATCTCCACTCTGGATGACGAGCTGACCTTCCTTTTCGGCCTTGGGAATAGTGTTATGGCAGAGGTCCATCGGCTGGGAGCAGAATACGCCGAGCACGCCAAGTCAGATCTGCTCTCCAGTCTGAGCCATGAATTGAGGTCTCCGTTGCACGGGGTGTTTGGTACTGTCGAGCTGTTGAGTGACACTACGTTGTCTGCTTTTCAGTATGCAATGGTTCATGCGATCAATTCCTGTGCTAGCACATTGCTTGACACTATCGACCACCTTCTCGACTACGCCCGTATCAACAGACTTCAACAGCCAGGCCGAGACTCTACTGCAAGCCATATTGGTCGTGATTCATCATACGCTGACCAGTCAAAAATCACAACTAGCGCTCATCTCCCAGTGGCAAAAGATATCTCAGATGCCTTTACCGCGATACAGCTGGACTCCATTCTAGAGCAGGTTGTAGAAAGCGTCTTTGCCGGCTACGCCTTCCTGCAGGACCCAAGTATGCCTTATCGAAAACTATCCACACCAATGGGTATCTTCCCGAGAAGTCGTGTACAGGCCGACTATACCGCGGGGAAAGTAAAAGTGATACTAGTCCTTGAAAACGCTAGCGATTGGAGGTTTCTGACCGACGCAGGCAAATGGCGCCTTATCGTACTAAATATTCTCGGAAACGCCCTCAAGTTCACGTCAACTGGACATGTTTGTGTTACTTTAGACGCCTCTTCTCTGGTAGATGACCAAAGTGACCCCGGTAAGCCGGAAGAATCCCAAGTCACTCTCACCGTGGAGGATACGGGAGTCGGCATTTCCAAACGATACGCACGAGAGGAGCTGTTCACGGCCTTTTCCCAAGAAGACGCCCTTTCCAGCGGCAACGGCCTTGGTCTGCACGTTACTCGACGAACGGTTCTATCCCTGGGCGGAGAAATCAAGATCAGTTCCCAGAAAAACGTCGGCACCAAAGTCGTGACGAAATTGAACCTCCAACGACCCCCGGAGTTCGCCCCTCCTAGCGCTCTGGGCCTGAACGTATTGGACGCGACACGAGAGATCACGCGTGGCAAATCAGTCGCCATCCTACGATTAGGATGGAACAAGGCGGACGAGATCCTCTGCTCGTCACTGAGTAAGATATGTCGAGATTGGCTTGGTATGGATGTACACGTACACATAGTCAGCGCAAGTGTATCGCAGCATCTGCCTCGGTGCGAGTACTATATTGTCACGCGCGAGGATATGAATTTGTCGTCTATCACGCCCGCCCCTGGCGAGCGCTTCGCTCCCCCGGTTATTGTCCTTTGCTCCTCGCCTGCAAACGCGAGTCGCATGTACGCCGCTACGCAGGCAGGAGGTAATGCAAACGTGATCGAGTACATCAGTCAGCCATGTGGGCCTCACAAACTAGCGAAGACGCTGAAACTCTGCAGCTCCAATCAACAGATCAAACGCGAGTCAGCTGGTGAACAGGAAAGTCTGTCTATCCGACCCGCAAGATCAAGTCCCAAAGTGGATTTCATGAGTCCAGAGCAGTACACGAGACCTCTCAAGCTTCCTGAAGTGAGAGTCGCCCAGATCTCATCACCATCTCCTGCTACGTTGTCACCGACTCAGACCAACCCGAATCAAATCGACACAACACAAACAGTACTAATCGTAGACGACAACGATATCAACGTGCGAATTCTGGTCGCATACATGAAAAAGCTCGCCTATGACTACGTAGTAGCACGGAATGGTCTGGAGGCCCTAAACGCCTTCAAAGCAGAACCCGTCAAATTCAAGTTGATCTTAATGG ACATCTCCATGCCGGTCATGGACGGTCTCGACTCAACAAAGCACATCCGCGACTTCGAGAGACAGGAACTGTtcgccaacaacaacccTCCACTAAGAAAACCCGTGACCATCGTCGCCCTGACTGGTCTAGGGCAGGCGGATGTTCAGCGTGATGCCATAGGGTCCGGTATGGACTTGTTCCTGACGAAGCCGGTGCCGTTGAAGAAGTTGGCGGAGATTATTGAGAATACAGACGCCTTTACGAGTGCGGGCTTTGGTTTTGATGGTGTCGATATGGCTCATGAGGGATGA
- a CDS encoding tRNA ligase (BUSCO:EOG09261IBJ;~COG:J;~EggNog:ENOG410PGIQ;~InterPro:IPR027417,IPR015965,IPR015966,IPR012387, IPR019039;~PFAM:PF08303,PF09511,PF08302;~go_function: GO:0003972 - RNA ligase (ATP) activity [Evidence IEA];~go_function: GO:0005524 - ATP binding [Evidence IEA];~go_function: GO:0008081 - phosphoric diester hydrolase activity [Evidence IEA];~go_function: GO:0051730 - GTP-dependent polyribonucleotide 5'-hydroxyl-kinase activity [Evidence IEA];~go_process: GO:0006388 - tRNA splicing, via endonucleolytic cleavage and ligation [Evidence IEA]), producing the protein MVQQKVGEVEQLVNSLEAATKKSKSEGKRTFSCRKSTFPVALTNISVDSWKFLDHEYKRQDLPTYARGLFTTRRKDGTAEIVTRGYDKFFNVDETNATQWRNIETQTRGPYELSVKENGCIIFISGLEDGTLLVCSKHSTGKRADADVSHAEAGERWVETHVRAVGKTAKDLARELREMNATAVGELCDDSFEEHVLAYDETAAGIYLHGINFNVPYFATLPGSEVHKFADKWGFKKANFVLFEDLQSAKGFLDNCAETGTWDGRETEGFVIRCQKTEPGSGVYRDWFFKYKFEEPYLMYRQWRECTKSVIAGKVPRIKKHKKITEEYLQYARRQLVKDPRLAKLYNQNHGIISMRNGFLRERGLNGSEIIAMETETEGQEVEHSVVLVPVASLGCGKTTVAIALTKLFQWGHVQNDNIAQMKNKKKKFVIDITNALAVCPVVIADRNNHMKREREQIIQDIQEIVPNARFVAMQYVHEPKDQMLDGIREVTRRRVLDRGDNHQTIRAGSKSTDEIIGIMEGFLGRFQGVDTERAPDDNFDEVINLDVSASSRENLEKVINALHSAYPSLVPKVPSAQELDQAIDSAMHDYQVEQDLSFSYGKQKQKQDTNKGNNNNNQQQQPAAGLPSPVALAKKIEYFNISLPAIEVSNLLHSLFPPSTPPEKARLYHQLVNSRRVQATFHVTLIHRASKKDHPQLWDRYFKTYINKLHEKHNEDPADTSETPPLASARIRLERLIWDSRLMTFVARILPSDDGTANNGDADNNGGSDDGFWPCANALPHVTVGTVSPNVKPKESNDLLARWLQVGSGGESGIWEAEIPGVKVVQGTVGVVMSRK; encoded by the coding sequence ATGGTGCAGCAAAAGGTCGGAGAAGTCGAGCAGCTCGTCAACAGCCTGGAAGCAGCGACCAAGAAGTCCAAGAGCGAGGGCAAACGTACCTTCTCTTGCAGAAAGTCCACCTTCCCCGTGGCCCTGACGAACATCTCCGTCGACTCGTGGAAGTTCCTAGATCACGAATACAAACGCCAAGATCTCCCTACCTACGCTCGAGGCCTGTTCACTACGCGTAGAAAGGATGGAACTGCTGAAATCGTGACGCGTGGATACGACAAGTTCTTCAACGTTGATGAGACCAATGCGACACAGTGGCGTAATATCGAGACGCAGACGCGGGGACCCTACGAGCTGAGTGTGAAAGAGAATGGGTGCATCATATTCATATCGGGCCTGGAGGATGGGACGCTGCTGGTTTGCAGCAAGCACTCTACTGGAAAGAGGGCAGACGCCGACGTCAGCCATGCTGAAGCTGGAGAGCGTTGGGTTGAGACACATGTTCGTGCCGTGGGAAAAACTGCCAAGGATCTCGCCCGGGAACTGCGCGAAATGAACGCAACCGCCGTGGGAGAGCTCTGTGATGACAGTTTCGAAGAACACGTTCTTGCCTACGACGAGACCGCTGCGGGTATCTATCTCCATGGTATCAACTTCAACGTGCCATACTTTGCAACGCTTCCGGGCTCAGAAGTACACAAGTTCGCCGACAAATGGGGTTTTAAGAAGGCGAACTTCGTCCTGTTTGAGGATCTTCAGTCAGCCAAGGGATTCCTCGACAACTGCGCTGAAACTGGAACGTGGGACGGTCGGGAGACCGAGGGATTCGTCATTCGATGCCAGAAGACTGAACCTGGCTCTGGTGTTTATCGGGATTGGTTCTTCAAGTACAAGTTTGAAGAGCCCTATCTCATGTACAGACAGTGGCGTGAGTGCACCAAGTCGGTCATCGCTGGAAAGGTCCCCAGAATCAAGAAGCACAAGAAGATCACCGAGGAATATCTGCAGTATGCCCGGAGACAGCTGGTCAAGGATCCCAGACTGGCAAAGCTCTACAACCAGAACCACGGGATCATTTCTATGCGTAATGGCTTCCTCCGGGAGCGTGGTCTGAACGGATCTGAGATCATCGCCATGGAAACTGAGACTGAAGGTCAAGAGGTGGAACACAGTGTGGTCCTGGTGCCTGTGGCCTCGCTCGGTTGCGGCAAAACGACTGTCGCCATTGCGCTGACAAAGCTGTTCCAATGGGGCCACGTGCAAAACGACAACATTGCCCAGAtgaagaacaaaaagaagaagttTGTGATAGATATTACGAATGCCCTCGCCGTGTGCCCGGTCGTTATCGCGGACCGCAATAACCACATGAAGCGCGAGCGAGAGCAGATCATTCAGGACATCCAGGAAATTGTCCCGAATGCCCGGTTTGTCGCAATGCAGTACGTCCACGAACCCAAGGACCAAATGTTGGACGGCATCCGGGAGGTGACTCGACGACGTGTGCTGGACCGAGGCGACAATCACCAGACGATCCGGGCCGGTAGCAAGAGTACGGACGAGATCATTGGCATTATGGAAGGATTCCTAGGACGGTTCCAGGGTGTGGACACAGAGCGGGCACCGGATGACAATTTTGACGAAGTTATCAACCTGGACGTTTCGGCTTCATCCCGGGAGAACTTGGAAAAGGTAATCAATGCTTTGCACTCTGCCTACCCGAGCCTGGTACCGAAGGTGCCTTCAGCACAGGAACTGGACCAGGCAATCGACTCGGCCATGCACGACTACCAAGTTGAGCAGGATCTCAGCTTCTCCTACGGCAAGCAGAAACAAAAGCAAGACACGAACAAgggcaacaacaacaacaaccagcagcagcagccggcCGCAGGATTACCCTCGCCCGTCGCTCTCGCCAAAAAGATCGAATACTTCAACATCTCCCTCCCCGCAATAGAAGTCTCCAACCTCCTCCACTCTCTCTTCCCGCCATCTACCCCGCCAGAAAAAGCCCGTCTGTACCACCAACTGGTGAACAGCCGGCGCGTGCAGGCCACCTTCCATGTGACGCTCATCCACCGCGCCTCAAAGAAGGACCACCCACAGCTCTGGGATCGTTACTTCAAAACCTACATCAACAAGTTACACGAGAAGCACAACGAGGACCCCGCCGATACCTCCGAAACACCCCCCTTGGCTTCCGCGCGCATCCGGCTCGAACGCCTCATCTGGGATTCCCGGCTCATGACTTTTGTCGCCCGCATCCTGCCATCCGACGATGGCACCGCCAACAACGGTGACGCAGATAATAACGGTGGCAGTGACGACGGGTTCTGGCCATGCGCCAACGCACTCCCGCACGTCACGGTCGGTACGGTGTCGCCGAACGTCAAGCCCAAGGAGAGTAATGACTTGCTGGCGAGGTGGTTGCAGGTCGGCTCCGGAGGCGAGTCGGGAATTTGGGAGGCCGAGATTCCGGGCGTCAAGGTTGTGCAGGGGACTGTGGGGGTTGTTATGAGTCGGAAGTAA